The proteins below come from a single Pogoniulus pusillus isolate bPogPus1 chromosome 39, bPogPus1.pri, whole genome shotgun sequence genomic window:
- the CIMIP3 gene encoding putative uncharacterized protein CIMIP3, whose translation MPSQVTKTPEAPDKDQRKPKGPKETKELQVSPTPSAPRSQQPPGHHHRHQPLAARFVPSVTHPGAQQPSSFRFLFYTPRWSNSYNPFYTAQKPTCGYRFHRHTDHTRKVMDVQSADTVKWRPTSGTKPQQ comes from the exons ATGCCCTCGCAG GTGACCAAAACACCAGAAGCCCCTGACAAGGACCAGAGGAAACCAAAGGGACCAAAGGAGACCAAAGAGCTGCAGGTCTCTCCGACACCATCTGCCCCAAGGAGCCAGCAGCCTCCAGGACATCACCACAGGCACCAGCCTTTGGCTGCTCGCTTTGTGCCCTCTGTCACCCACCCGGGggcccagcagcccagctccttcaggtttCTCTTCTACACCCCAAGATGGTCCAACTCCTACAACCCCTTCTACACTGCACAGAAGCCAACCTGTGGGTACCGCTTCCACCGCCACACCGACCAcaccaggaaggtgatggacgTGCAGAGTGCAGACACTGTGAAATGGAGACCTACCTCGGGCACCAAGCCTCAGCAATAA
- the C39H6orf132 gene encoding uncharacterized protein C6orf132 homolog — MKKHHSVQGTFSRLFGKRQPSPAANSLFATNPPWIFSQEVTSDSAGGTGDVIEVYYGDNRFGTVTDSGTATLKPRPRVRPLLTFLPLNAQESHGVAVPTPSVPQDFEEKATLGSGSQINGNYRMYSSVGDLRPQALERDELDEDIPPPPSVPPPPPPTAPAPVPPPPASPVPPPPEALPPPPPPPPEVVPPPPAMAPPPPPASALSSPSTPAPPDFIPPAPPGALASSWAPAPFTNGISKWKSETVLNTRQVDGERPLCPAQAGVPASPSPKETPQPKNCPEPHLTFPRSFKVPPPAPARSSSIPTQENQTPGQEPLPRQPHARPPLPPCFTIRPAAKAYAGGEAEQRKSPLRQPFTKPAVPTHPPLSPKPGPGLSQGMNCAAHRSPLAGSQMEKVPQTKPAEKDSAPKSEPLSANDLDLPPPDYPTCEEDDDWKDPSNLSKLQNELSALLRSPRRDERLLEKPAAPRPLDGSASRASSHELRPQVAGPTGKDMRLPAGGESEKKDVPNILPSAKELSPSTALSAPESNLTTQPRSVLEIRNELEAVLAQKKEGKPPLGLSSQKQGTEDGSSTPHMRKSPLDMGKSSPDVVKSSPDVVKSSLDLGKSSPDVGKSPPDLGKSSPDIGKSSPVVVKSPSDLEKSSPDVGKSPSDVGKSPPDLGKSSSDVGKSPPDVGKSSSDVGKSPPDLGKSPPDVGKSPPDPGDSALSKPAPSPKPAPSLLPAPAAALEKNAMWHKDHPAPATKKATENLNGCLDSSLSPPDPSQGAAAEPPAPTCPSPPSSPAPSPAPPPSAPIFQYKVHRAGASSAQATHAPSAAELPCPTGSGGSPPGTAGRGQEEEEALVHPVTGERVERGSPMALLLAARQRAQRGRPGGEAAATPRAKPALAFGSASSDTTSTTFLRHESRPYSFTVVPRPSAAGAGCNKPPSFSSASEQGRDLRAAPEAQPPTFPGHQQRAAASSLLRGLPEPGEPSQPREEENGETALDYGIIPPPPEFSNEAEAAEGTVLGREESRKCPSFPDGSRSSDPPRYFRWPGYGRSYGAGREPPAPLPSETRRNGDFTPQYPELGGSAGYLSSGPNPRPLIKKRLYVSEPDSFYPRAAAAPRGTGTLSSYAPGGYSSPAGDGVRRLGSAHRNGPASAQGRRTSLDAAGKAAPYSSAGADAKYKGQNGDFSPTSAVPASRPAHSSSPYAGPTNTFTVRPGARQPISYVYQSGHR; from the exons ATGAAGAAGCATCACTCGGTGCAGGGCACCTTCAGTCGCCTCTTCGGCAAGCGCCAGCCCAGCCCCGCTGCCAATTCGCTCTTCGCCACCAACCCGCCCTGGATCTTCTCGCAGGAGGTGACCTCGGACAGCGCGGGTGGCACAG GGGATGTGATTGAGGTGTACTACGGTGACAATCGCTTCGGGACGGTGACTGACTCGGGCACAGCCACGCTCAAACCTCGGCCCAGGGTCCGGCCGCTGCTGACCTTCCTCCCCCTT AATGCCCAGGAGTCCCACGGGGTGGCTGTGCCAACACCTTCAGTGCCACAAGACTTTGAAGAGAAAGCAACTCTTG GCTCTGGCTCCCAGATCAATGGCAACTACCGAATGTACAGCTCGGTGGGGGACCTGCGCCCACAGGCTCTTGAGAGGGATGAGCTGGATGAAGACATCCCTCCACCACCATCagtcccccccccaccccctcccacaGCACCAGCACCTGTGCCgccacctccagcctctccGGTCCCTCCGCCGCCTGAAGCGctgcctccgccgccgccgccaccgcccgAGGTGGTGCCACCGCCTCCTGCTATGGCACCTCCACCgcctccagcctctgccttgtcctcccccagcacaccaGCTCCTCCAGACTTCATCCCACCAGCCCCACCAGGTGCTTTGGCATCCAGCTGGGCCCCAGCACCCTTCACCAATGGCATCTCCAAGTGGAAGTCCGAGACGGTGCTGAACACGAGGCAGGTGGACGGCGAGAGgccactctgccctgcccaggctggggtgccagcttcccccagcccaaaggagactccacagcccaaGAACTGTCCTGAGCCTCACCTCACCTTCCCCAGGTCCTTCAAGgtgcctcctccagctccagcccgctcctcctccatcccaacCCAAGAGAACCAGACCCCAGGGCAGGagcccctccccaggcagccccatGCCCGGCCCCCTCTCCCACCATGCTTCACCATCAGGCCTGCAGCCAAGGCTtatgcaggaggagaagctgagcaaaGAAAGTCTCCCCTGAGACAGCCCTTCACCAAGCCAGCTGTGCCCACTCACCCCCCACTGAGCCCCAAGCCAGGCCCTGGCCTCAGCCAAGGGATGAATTGTGCTGCTCACAGGTCCCCACTGGCAGGCTCCCAGATGGAGAAGGTTCCCCAGACAAAACCAGCCGAGAAAGACTCTGCTCCAAAATCTGAACCTCTCTCTGCAAACGACCTGGACCTCCCCCCTCCAGACTACCCTACCTGTGAGGAGGACGATGACTGGAAGGACCCCAGCAACCTGAGCAAGCTGCAGAAcgagctctcagctctgctccgcTCTCCACGCAGGGatgagaggctgctggagaagccagCTGCCCCCCGGCCCCTGGATGGCAGTGCCAGCCGTGCCAGCAGCCACGAACTCAGGCCCCAAGTTGCTGGACCTACCGGGAAGGACATGAGGTTACCTGcaggaggggagagtgagaagAAAGATGTGCCCAATATCCTCCCAAGTGCCAAGGAGctttctcccagcacagctctctctgctccagaGAGCAACCTCACCACACAGCCCCGCAGCGTGCTGGAGATCAGGAAcgagctggaggctgtgctggcacagaagaaagaagggaaaccTCCTCTAGGGCTCAGCAGCCAGAAGCAGGGCACTGAAGATGGCAGCAGCACCCCACACATGAGGAAGAGCCCCCTTGACATGGGGAAGAGCTCTCCTGACGTAGTGAAGAGCTCCCCTGATGTGGTGAAGAGTTCCCTTGACCTGGGGAAGAGCTCTCCTGATGTAGGGAAGAGCCCTCCTGACCTGGGGAAGAGCTCTCCTGATATAGGGAAGAGCTCCCCTGTTGTAGTGAAGAGTCCCTCtgacctggagaagagctctCCTGATGTAGGGAAGAGTCCCTCTGATGTAGGGAAGAGCCCTCCTGACCTGGGGAAGAGCTCTTCTGATGTAGGGAAGAGCCCCCCTGATGTAGGGAAGAGCTCTTCTGATGTAGGGAAGAGCCCCCCTGACCTGGGGAAGAGCCCCCCTGATGTAGGGAAGAGCCCCCCTGACCCGGGTGACTCAGCGCTGTCAAAACCAGCCCCAAGCCCAAAACCAGCCCCAAgcctcctcccagccccagcagctgcgcTGGAGAAGAATGCGATGTGGCACAAAGaccaccctgcccctgccactaAGAAGGCCACAGAGAACTTGAATGGGTGCCTCGACAGCAGCCTGAGCCCCCCAGACCCCTCTCAGGGAGCGGCCGCGGAGCCCCCTGCTCCCACCTGCCCCTCGCCCCCCAGCTCTCCCGCCCCGAGCCCAGCCCCGCCGCCCTCCGCCCCCATCTTCCAGTACAAGGTGCACCGAGCTGGGGCCAGCTCAGCCCAAGCGACCCACGCCCCGAGTGCGGCCGAGCTGCCCTGCCCCACCGGCTCGGGCGGGAGCCCGCCGGGCACCgcgggcagggggcaggaggaggaggaggcgctGGTCCACCCGGTGACGGGCGAGCGGGTGGAGCGGGGCTCCCCCATGGCGCTGCTGCTGGCCGCCCGGCAGCGTGCCCAGCGGGGCCGGCCAGGGGGCGAGGCGGCAGCCACGCCGCGGGCGAAGCCAGCTCTGGCGTTCGGCAGTGCCTCCTCGGacaccacctccaccaccttcctccgCCACGAGTCCAGGCCCTACTCCTTCACCGTGGTGCCTCGGCCGTCTGCGGCGGGGGCAGGGTGCAACAAGCCTCCATCCTTCTCCAGCGCCTCGGAACAGGGTCGGGACTTGAGGGCAGCGCCCGAGGCGCAGCCCCCAaccttccctgggcaccagcagcgggctgctgcctccagcctgctgcGGGGGCTGCCGGAGCCCGGGGAGCCGAGCCAGCCCCGGGAGGAGGAGAACGGGGAGACGGCGCTGGACTACGGCATCATTCCCCCGCCCCCCGAGTTCAGCAACGAGGCGGAGGCGGCTGAGGGGACCGTCCTCGGTCGGGAGGAAAGCCGCAAGTGCCCCAGCTTCCCCGACGGCAGCCGCAGCTCCGATCCCCCCCGCTATTTCAGGTGGCCTGGCTACGGCCGCAGCTACGGAGCCGGCCGTGAGCCGCCGGCCCCGCTGCCCTCGGAGACCCGGAGGAACGGCGACTTCACCCCCCAGTACCCGGAGCTCGGCGGCTCCGCCGGGTACCTCAGCAGCGGCCCCAACCCTCGCCCGCTGATCAAGAAGCGCTTGTACGTCTCTGAGCCCGACAGCTTCTACCCACGGGCAGCGGCAGCCCCGCGGGGCACCGGCACCCTCTCCTCCTACGCTCCCGGCGGGTACAGCTCCCCGGCTGGGGACGGGGTCCGCCGCCTCGGCTCTGCCCACAGGAATGGCCCAGcgagtgcccagggcaggcgGACATCCTTGGATGCTGCCGGCAAAGCGGCGCCGTACAGCAGCGCCGGGGCCGATGCCAAGTACAAGGGGCAGAACGGGGATTTCTCGCCCACCAGCGCGGTGCCAGCCAGCAG gcctgctcacagcagctcaCCATACGCTGGACCTACCAACACCTTCACAGTCAGGCCTGGGGCACGCCAGCCCATCTCCTATGTCTACCAGAGTGGCCACCGATAG